A single window of Leptospira kanakyensis DNA harbors:
- the scpA gene encoding methylmalonyl-CoA mutase, giving the protein MNKPNFANTPLSFSSGKPDPKSISLWQTAEGISIQSRYAKADLEGMEHLNYAAGIPPYLRGPYSTMYVNKPWTVRQYAGFSTAEESNAFYRRNLAAGQKGLSVAFDLATHRGYDSDHDRVVGDVGKAGVAIDSVLDMKILFDQIPLDQMSVSMTMNGAVIPVLAFYIVAAEEQGVSKDKLSGTIQNDILKEFMVRNTYIYPPKHSMKIIADIFGYTSKYMPKFNSISISGYHMQEAGATADLELAYTLADGWEYIKTGIASGLSVDEFAPRLSFFWAIGMNHFMEIAKMRAGRLLWAKIVNQFQPKSTKSLALRTHCQTSGWSLTEQDPFNNVGRTCIEAMAAALGHTQSLHTNALDEAIALPTDFSARIARNTQIYLQEETNIHRVIDPWGGSFYVEKLTNDLVQKAWALITEVQKLGGMAEAIETGIPKMRIEEASARKQARIDSGKDVIVGVNRFRLDKEAPLDILDIDNTAVRIAQIKRLEQMKKDRDSSAVEAALNAITKCAETGEGNLLELAVDAARKRASLGEISYAMEKVFGRYKAVIRSISGVYSSEISEDKGYIEARDLADEFAKLEGRRPRIMVAKMGQDGHDRGAKVISTSFADMGFDVDIGPLFQTPAEVAKQVVENDCHILGVSSLAAGHKTLVPQVIEELKKLGAEDVLVVVGGVIPAQDYDFLYKSGATAIFGPGTVISEAAKQILNILLGERRAA; this is encoded by the coding sequence ATGAACAAACCTAATTTTGCAAATACCCCTCTTTCTTTCAGTTCAGGGAAACCAGATCCAAAATCCATTTCCCTTTGGCAAACGGCAGAAGGCATTTCCATACAGTCTCGTTATGCGAAGGCTGATTTGGAAGGGATGGAACATCTAAATTATGCTGCAGGGATTCCTCCTTACCTACGTGGCCCTTATTCCACGATGTATGTGAACAAACCTTGGACTGTGCGCCAATATGCAGGGTTCTCCACTGCCGAAGAATCCAATGCCTTTTATCGTAGAAACTTAGCTGCCGGGCAGAAAGGACTATCTGTTGCCTTTGACCTTGCCACCCACCGTGGTTACGACTCTGACCATGACCGTGTGGTAGGCGACGTGGGGAAAGCCGGTGTGGCCATCGATTCGGTTCTCGATATGAAAATCCTCTTCGACCAAATCCCTCTGGACCAAATGTCTGTTTCCATGACCATGAATGGAGCGGTGATTCCAGTGCTTGCCTTCTACATTGTGGCGGCAGAAGAACAAGGAGTTTCCAAAGACAAACTTTCCGGTACCATCCAAAATGATATTTTGAAAGAGTTTATGGTGCGGAATACTTACATTTACCCACCCAAACATTCCATGAAAATCATTGCTGATATCTTTGGTTATACTTCCAAGTACATGCCTAAGTTTAACTCCATTTCCATTTCTGGATACCATATGCAAGAAGCGGGTGCCACTGCTGATTTGGAACTTGCTTACACACTTGCTGATGGATGGGAATACATCAAAACAGGAATTGCTTCTGGGCTTTCCGTGGATGAGTTTGCTCCTCGCCTATCTTTTTTCTGGGCGATTGGAATGAATCATTTTATGGAGATCGCAAAGATGCGGGCGGGAAGGCTTCTTTGGGCAAAGATCGTCAACCAGTTCCAACCCAAATCCACAAAGTCATTGGCTCTACGAACTCACTGCCAAACATCGGGTTGGTCTCTCACCGAACAAGACCCTTTCAACAACGTAGGAAGGACTTGTATCGAAGCAATGGCCGCAGCCCTAGGCCATACGCAGTCCTTACATACAAATGCCCTGGATGAAGCCATTGCCCTACCTACTGACTTCTCAGCAAGGATTGCACGAAATACACAGATTTATCTCCAAGAAGAAACCAATATCCACCGAGTCATCGACCCTTGGGGTGGTTCTTTCTATGTAGAAAAACTCACAAATGATTTAGTCCAAAAAGCTTGGGCCCTCATCACCGAAGTACAAAAGCTAGGTGGAATGGCAGAAGCCATCGAAACAGGAATTCCTAAGATGCGAATCGAAGAAGCATCTGCCAGAAAACAAGCCCGTATCGATTCTGGAAAGGATGTGATTGTGGGAGTGAACCGGTTCCGTTTGGATAAGGAAGCTCCTCTTGATATTTTAGACATTGATAATACTGCGGTTCGTATTGCCCAAATCAAACGTTTGGAACAAATGAAAAAAGATCGGGATAGTTCTGCCGTAGAAGCTGCGTTAAACGCAATTACCAAATGTGCAGAAACCGGTGAAGGGAACCTTCTCGAACTCGCAGTGGATGCTGCACGAAAGAGAGCCTCTCTCGGTGAAATTTCTTATGCCATGGAAAAAGTATTTGGGAGGTACAAAGCTGTGATTCGTTCTATCTCTGGAGTGTATTCCTCTGAAATTTCCGAAGACAAAGGGTATATCGAAGCAAGAGACCTTGCGGATGAATTTGCAAAATTAGAAGGCCGCCGTCCACGGATCATGGTTGCCAAAATGGGACAAGATGGCCACGACCGTGGTGCCAAAGTGATCTCCACTAGTTTTGCGGATATGGGCTTTGACGTTGATATCGGGCCTTTATTCCAAACACCTGCTGAAGTCGCCAAACAAGTGGTAGAGAATGATTGTCATATTTTGGGAGTATCATCTCTTGCTGCCGGTCACAAAACTCTAGTCCCACAAGTGATTGAAGAGTTAAAAAAACTCGGAGCAGAAGATGTACTCGTGGTTGTGGGTGGGGTGATTCCTGCGCAGGATTATGACTTCCTCTACAAATCGGGTGCTACAGCGATTTTTGGACCAGGGACTGTGATTTCAGAAGCTGCCAAACAAATTCTGAACATCCTTCTCGGCGAAAGAAGAGCCGCTTAA
- a CDS encoding lysoplasmalogenase, with translation MAKEIVLFVLYSIVHLFAIATITKQDVFYLPSKIIPILILIVALFRYFPSLEKRGKLVAVGLVFSLFGDSFLALPKEGFFVFGLGSFLIAQLIYSYAFTLDSKIKPILAVPFLLFGSSFFLVLVPKLGSLLIPVGVYISAICLMGWRAAARNSVSKPFYLGLLGALVFILSDSLIAYSMFLKPEMDRFTASMGIMITYYIAQVLIYSATKLEELDVRSVKNT, from the coding sequence ATGGCTAAAGAAATTGTTTTGTTTGTTCTCTATTCTATTGTGCATCTTTTTGCGATCGCTACGATCACAAAACAGGATGTTTTTTATCTCCCATCAAAAATCATCCCGATCCTCATTCTCATCGTAGCGTTGTTTCGTTACTTCCCGAGTTTGGAAAAACGTGGGAAATTGGTGGCTGTGGGTCTTGTGTTTTCTCTTTTTGGTGATAGTTTTCTTGCTCTCCCCAAAGAAGGATTTTTTGTGTTTGGACTTGGTTCCTTTCTGATTGCACAATTGATTTATTCCTATGCCTTCACTTTGGATTCCAAAATCAAACCCATCCTAGCGGTGCCGTTTTTACTTTTTGGTAGTTCCTTCTTTTTGGTTTTGGTACCTAAACTTGGATCACTTCTCATTCCGGTAGGAGTTTATATTTCTGCGATTTGTCTCATGGGTTGGCGAGCGGCTGCCAGAAATTCTGTGTCCAAACCATTTTATCTTGGCCTTCTCGGTGCATTGGTCTTTATTCTTTCCGATTCTTTAATCGCATATTCTATGTTTCTAAAACCGGAAATGGACAGATTCACGGCTTCCATGGGAATTATGATCACCTATTATATTGCCCAAGTGCTCATTTACTCTGCCACAAAGTTGGAAGAGTTGGATGTTCGTTCAGTGAAAAATACTTGA
- a CDS encoding ferritin-like domain-containing protein: MKSLKKTSFIEAVAAAIEHEVQCFNFYLKLSESLPEGQIRELFSQLALDGDEHIKFIKEIYKGAEGKELPNLKQLSEIEKFHSSTIQKVMDRLDRNKNEEVKADERKALELAIREGEDARNFYATIRNKFQDPKINLLFQKLANFNESNNSLLEAQALAMEQSTPADQVFYWEDEELMEQVNRSTKSSSKPKVSKPAPKPKTAKAKPSPKKTSKPANKKSAKKAVKKAVKKAVKKAAKKSKPAKKKGKKK, translated from the coding sequence ATGAAATCACTAAAAAAAACATCCTTTATCGAAGCAGTTGCCGCTGCCATTGAACATGAGGTTCAATGTTTTAACTTTTATCTTAAACTCTCAGAAAGTCTACCTGAAGGTCAAATCAGAGAATTGTTCAGCCAACTTGCGTTAGATGGTGATGAGCACATTAAATTCATCAAAGAAATTTATAAAGGTGCAGAAGGGAAAGAACTCCCCAACCTAAAACAACTTTCCGAAATTGAGAAGTTCCATTCATCGACCATCCAAAAGGTCATGGATCGTTTGGATCGAAACAAAAACGAAGAAGTCAAAGCAGATGAAAGAAAAGCATTGGAACTTGCCATCCGAGAAGGGGAAGATGCTCGTAATTTTTATGCAACCATTCGTAACAAATTCCAAGATCCAAAAATCAATTTGTTATTTCAAAAGTTAGCAAACTTTAACGAGTCCAATAACTCACTTCTTGAGGCACAAGCCTTGGCAATGGAACAGTCCACACCGGCCGACCAAGTTTTTTATTGGGAAGATGAGGAACTGATGGAACAAGTGAATCGTTCTACAAAATCATCATCAAAACCAAAAGTGTCCAAACCGGCACCAAAACCAAAAACAGCAAAGGCAAAACCTTCTCCTAAAAAAACTTCTAAACCAGCAAACAAGAAGTCGGCGAAGAAAGCAGTTAAAAAGGCAGTGAAAAAAGCCGTCAAAAAAGCGGCAAAAAAATCTAAACCTGCTAAGAAAAAAGGTAAGAAAAAATAG
- a CDS encoding dihydrofolate reductase family protein, which produces MRKLIMWNVITIDGYFEGEKSWDLSFHGQVYGKELEEFSLVQLNGADCLVFGATTYKGMADYWTNANEDEGEVAKYMNRIQKLVCSRTLQTANWNHSVIVKDAVSEIQKRKQEGNGDMFVFGSGNLSEALLKANLFDEIRLCVAPVFLGKGKLLFPKGIPEKNLNLIETRALTTGGVILRYGFQN; this is translated from the coding sequence ATGAGAAAATTAATTATGTGGAACGTGATCACCATAGATGGATATTTTGAAGGTGAAAAAAGTTGGGATCTTAGTTTTCACGGACAAGTTTACGGAAAAGAACTGGAAGAATTCAGCCTCGTCCAATTGAACGGAGCCGACTGCCTCGTGTTTGGTGCCACTACATACAAAGGTATGGCTGATTATTGGACAAATGCAAACGAAGACGAAGGAGAAGTTGCCAAGTATATGAATAGAATCCAAAAACTTGTCTGTTCCCGAACTCTCCAAACGGCAAACTGGAACCATTCAGTGATTGTCAAAGATGCTGTCTCTGAAATTCAGAAAAGAAAACAAGAAGGCAATGGAGATATGTTTGTATTCGGCAGTGGGAACCTTTCGGAAGCCCTACTCAAAGCAAATCTATTTGATGAAATTCGTTTGTGTGTAGCTCCCGTATTTTTAGGGAAGGGAAAACTTCTATTCCCAAAAGGAATCCCAGAGAAGAATTTAAATCTCATCGAAACTCGAGCGCTCACCACAGGCGGAGTCATCCTTCGGTATGGATTTCAAAATTAG
- a CDS encoding DMT family transporter, with product MTILIMGNVTLFAKLLPFPAVTIISGRALFSVILLGLFFWLRGKSVSYRSFKDFAFVFGIGILFALHWVTYFHSIQVSTVAVGMLSLFTYPVFSAILEPMFGGKRPEPFAFFLALFSFFGLFLIVPDLSWDNQMFQGVVWGVVSAVLYAIRNLLTKEMHVHYPSAQILFTQLIATSIVLLPFADGLFVMLAEPKYLVFQVVLAGVFTSLAHTIWIRSLSNLSVTTAGTLSTLSPIYGSLAAWYFLGEVPPDRLWLGGGVILFCAILEVFRKQAESGKGEE from the coding sequence TTGACGATCCTCATTATGGGGAACGTCACTTTGTTTGCCAAACTCCTTCCTTTCCCCGCAGTTACGATCATTTCTGGTCGCGCTTTGTTTTCCGTTATCTTACTTGGTCTTTTCTTTTGGCTTCGTGGTAAGTCGGTATCTTACCGGAGTTTTAAAGACTTTGCCTTTGTGTTTGGAATTGGAATTTTATTTGCCCTGCACTGGGTCACGTATTTTCATTCCATCCAAGTTTCGACTGTGGCTGTCGGGATGTTGTCACTTTTCACCTATCCCGTATTTTCTGCGATCTTAGAACCAATGTTTGGTGGGAAAAGGCCGGAACCGTTTGCTTTCTTTCTGGCCCTCTTTTCTTTTTTTGGACTTTTTCTCATTGTGCCTGACCTCTCTTGGGACAACCAAATGTTCCAAGGAGTGGTTTGGGGTGTGGTCTCAGCAGTTCTTTATGCCATTCGGAATCTACTCACCAAAGAAATGCATGTCCATTATCCGAGTGCGCAGATCCTTTTCACCCAACTGATTGCCACAAGCATTGTCCTCCTACCCTTTGCCGATGGCCTCTTTGTGATGCTCGCCGAACCCAAATACCTGGTATTCCAAGTGGTTCTTGCCGGTGTGTTTACTTCGCTTGCTCATACCATTTGGATTCGCAGTTTATCGAATTTGTCTGTGACCACGGCGGGAACTTTGTCTACTCTCAGTCCGATTTACGGAAGTTTGGCGGCCTGGTATTTTTTAGGTGAAGTGCCACCCGATAGACTTTGGTTAGGTGGCGGAGTGATTTTGTTTTGTGCGATTTTGGAAGTGTTTCGGAAACAAGCGGAGAGTGGAAAGGGGGAGGAGTAG
- the meaB gene encoding methylmalonyl Co-A mutase-associated GTPase MeaB yields the protein METPNEDIGKKEKGAEGANPKSALSVNPGVADAPAISPYIRDQRKTLSRKEISAEELAAGILSGNRTHLSKAITLVESNLELHNDKAQAVLELVMPKMGNSIRIGITGVPGVGKSTFIESFGSYLLEQNHKLAVLAIDPSSQRTKGSILGDKTRMEILSKSENAFIRPSPSSGSLGGVARKTRESMYLCEAAGFDTIIIETVGVGQSETQVHSMVDFFLLLMLAGAGDELQGIKRGIMEMADLIAINKADGQNEPFAMRARVEYESALHLFPAPESKWTPRATTCSGIGGKGIDEIWKLVLDYISTTKSNGHYAKNRENQTRMWFEETLREVVLEQFFMRPGKKESIMESEKKLMAGQSTLLKEIKHLTGK from the coding sequence ATGGAAACACCGAACGAGGACATTGGCAAAAAGGAAAAGGGTGCAGAAGGTGCGAATCCAAAATCGGCACTTTCCGTAAACCCAGGTGTCGCCGATGCCCCTGCGATTTCTCCTTACATTCGTGACCAAAGAAAAACCCTAAGCCGTAAGGAAATCTCAGCGGAAGAACTAGCAGCCGGCATTCTTTCGGGAAACCGCACCCACCTCTCCAAAGCCATCACACTTGTGGAAAGTAATTTAGAACTCCATAATGACAAAGCGCAGGCCGTCCTAGAGCTTGTGATGCCAAAGATGGGAAATTCCATCCGCATCGGAATTACAGGTGTTCCTGGTGTTGGTAAGTCTACCTTTATCGAAAGTTTTGGAAGTTACCTTCTGGAACAAAATCACAAACTCGCTGTCCTTGCCATTGATCCCAGTAGCCAAAGAACCAAAGGTTCTATCCTTGGTGACAAAACAAGGATGGAAATTCTTTCCAAATCAGAAAATGCATTCATTCGTCCATCACCTAGCAGTGGTTCTTTGGGAGGAGTTGCTAGAAAAACCCGCGAATCCATGTATCTCTGTGAAGCAGCCGGATTTGATACTATCATCATCGAAACTGTGGGTGTCGGACAATCCGAAACCCAAGTCCATTCCATGGTGGACTTTTTTTTACTACTGATGCTTGCCGGCGCGGGAGATGAACTCCAAGGGATCAAACGTGGGATTATGGAAATGGCGGATCTCATTGCCATCAATAAGGCAGATGGACAAAATGAACCTTTTGCGATGCGTGCGCGGGTTGAATACGAATCGGCCTTACATCTTTTTCCTGCACCTGAATCCAAATGGACACCTAGGGCCACCACTTGCAGTGGGATCGGTGGAAAAGGAATCGATGAAATTTGGAAGTTGGTTTTAGATTATATTTCTACCACAAAATCAAACGGACATTATGCGAAGAATAGAGAGAACCAAACCCGTATGTGGTTTGAAGAAACTCTTAGAGAAGTGGTACTAGAACAATTTTTTATGCGTCCAGGCAAAAAAGAATCCATCATGGAATCGGAAAAAAAGCTGATGGCGGGCCAATCCACTCTCTTAAAAGAAATCAAACATCTAACAGGCAAATAA
- the speE gene encoding polyamine aminopropyltransferase — protein MEIWYTEKLELEKGRAVSYRVTKTIESLQSPFQKIDIFETQSFGRMFTLDGVTMVTNKDEHSYHEMIAHIPMMSHPNPESVLVIGGGDGGTVREVLKHPSVKEVVLCEIDKAVVDISYKYFPECADAMKDPKVIHHYDDGAKFARDNKGRFDVILVDSSDPVGPAEVLFKEPFFRDMASALKPTGIIATQAESFWYHGDVISSLFDFIPKIFPEYGYYYTTIPTYPSGIIGFTFLSNAIDPYSVTPDPKRVPKGLKYYSPEIHKAAFVLPEFAKAYIKRKG, from the coding sequence ATGGAGATTTGGTATACCGAAAAATTGGAATTAGAAAAAGGCCGCGCTGTGAGTTACCGGGTAACAAAAACAATCGAAAGCCTACAATCTCCGTTCCAAAAAATCGATATTTTTGAAACACAATCCTTTGGCCGAATGTTTACACTTGATGGTGTAACGATGGTTACTAACAAAGATGAACATTCTTATCATGAAATGATTGCCCATATCCCGATGATGAGTCATCCCAATCCAGAATCAGTTTTGGTCATTGGTGGTGGGGATGGGGGAACTGTCCGCGAAGTTTTAAAACACCCGTCAGTCAAAGAAGTTGTGTTATGCGAGATTGACAAAGCAGTTGTAGATATTAGTTATAAATACTTTCCTGAATGTGCAGATGCAATGAAAGATCCCAAAGTCATCCATCATTATGATGACGGAGCAAAATTTGCACGCGACAACAAAGGTCGATTTGATGTGATCCTTGTGGATTCCAGTGATCCTGTGGGCCCTGCAGAAGTTTTATTTAAAGAACCGTTTTTCAGAGATATGGCAAGTGCACTAAAACCTACGGGAATTATCGCAACTCAAGCAGAATCTTTTTGGTATCATGGAGATGTGATCTCATCACTTTTTGATTTTATTCCTAAAATTTTTCCTGAGTATGGTTATTATTATACAACCATTCCTACTTATCCTTCTGGAATCATTGGGTTTACTTTTTTATCGAATGCGATTGATCCATATTCGGTAACACCAGATCCGAAACGTGTCCCTAAAGGACTCAAATACTATAGCCCAGAAATTCACAAAGCAGCATTTGTACTTCCTGAGTTTGCAAAAGCCTATATCAAACGAAAAGGTTAA
- a CDS encoding DUF302 domain-containing protein, protein MLGLTVHRKKNFEETITDTTEALKKEGFGVLTTIDVKNTLKEKIGVDFKRYTILGACNPGFAHKALQTADEIGLLLPCNVVVTEEKNGETKVSIFDPMTMTKLVQNPELEKIAKEVQEKLIQVIHHLHE, encoded by the coding sequence ATGTTAGGACTCACTGTTCACAGAAAAAAAAATTTTGAAGAGACCATCACCGACACAACCGAAGCCCTAAAAAAAGAAGGATTTGGGGTTCTTACCACCATCGACGTCAAAAACACCCTCAAAGAAAAGATTGGAGTTGATTTCAAACGTTACACGATCCTTGGAGCATGTAACCCAGGTTTTGCGCACAAAGCCCTGCAAACCGCTGACGAAATTGGACTACTACTCCCCTGCAATGTGGTTGTCACCGAAGAAAAAAACGGGGAAACCAAAGTCTCCATCTTTGACCCAATGACCATGACAAAACTCGTCCAGAACCCAGAGTTAGAAAAAATTGCGAAAGAAGTACAAGAAAAACTAATCCAAGTCATCCACCACTTACACGAATGA
- a CDS encoding DUF5615 family PIN-like protein, with translation MLLFDANLSPNLIAHLADIFPNSEHVFSLGIESSDEVIWKIAFEKNLIIVTKDNDFHKILDKKGFPPKIIQIKRGNCNTSSIVSLLKENSSTIKAFTKNPEAGILFLV, from the coding sequence ATGCTTTTATTCGATGCAAACCTTTCACCAAATTTAATTGCACATTTAGCTGACATTTTTCCAAATTCGGAACATGTTTTTTCACTTGGGATAGAATCTTCCGATGAAGTCATCTGGAAAATAGCGTTTGAAAAAAATCTAATCATTGTAACCAAAGATAATGATTTTCATAAAATTTTAGACAAAAAGGGATTCCCGCCAAAAATCATACAAATAAAAAGAGGGAATTGCAATACTTCTTCCATCGTTTCGTTACTAAAAGAAAACAGTTCTACGATCAAAGCATTTACTAAAAATCCAGAAGCAGGAATTCTATTTTTAGTCTAA
- a CDS encoding DUF2505 family protein gives MKYQVTHTFPVSLDKLLHAREERYKHLDQFPDLKNVTLLEETKEGNTIRQKRKVSLEGSMPAVLSAALNDLSLLEESTFDITTNTHEFKISPPGKDNVFVIKGKSKYEADGSESKRSYDVDVVSSLLFVSPIVEKAIEEIHKHSLEKDRKSIAKFLGVES, from the coding sequence GTGAAATACCAAGTAACACATACATTCCCCGTTTCCCTTGATAAACTCCTTCATGCAAGAGAGGAGAGATACAAACATTTGGATCAGTTCCCTGATTTAAAAAATGTTACTCTACTAGAAGAAACAAAAGAGGGGAATACCATCCGCCAAAAACGAAAGGTAAGTTTGGAAGGATCAATGCCTGCTGTACTTTCGGCTGCGCTGAACGACCTTTCCCTTTTGGAAGAATCTACTTTTGACATTACTACCAACACCCACGAATTCAAAATTTCCCCGCCAGGGAAGGACAATGTATTTGTGATCAAAGGAAAAAGTAAATATGAAGCGGATGGTTCAGAATCCAAACGTTCTTATGATGTAGATGTGGTTTCTAGTCTTCTTTTTGTTTCTCCCATTGTGGAAAAAGCCATTGAAGAAATTCACAAACATAGTTTGGAAAAAGACAGAAAATCCATCGCCAAATTTCTGGGGGTAGAATCTTAA
- a CDS encoding methylmalonyl-CoA mutase family protein, translated as MNEFLFSDFAEVSTEDWKNQILKDLKGNPWDKVTWETEEGFKIEPFYRKEDITDLPRVYKRTNGWLVTETVTSESELSDLSKKGADAVVLVGNGQTGKPSGLKITSSGDLERLAGLTGNLPLVVSLGNQTASFSDSLKKLTLSHNIVLGDFDPYGSALKDGELGIEENTIGKTFSSLAGTKGFAGVGIHSYFLRDAGASIGQELTYSLSWGVDYLNRHLDAGVGIEDAAANIWFWMGIGSDYFTEIAKFRAFRILWTEILNAYKPGLGESLPALIVARTSNFQFTAYDPYVNMLRGTTAAMSAVMGGADFVSVLPFDSEYSAQQELGKRIARNSQLLLRYESYLDKVEDPAAGSYYLEVLTKKLAESAWAKFQGLEKDGGFGEALKKGSIQKDISDRADKKRNSLATKKEILLGTNQYPLPSERHPELKTSLEETNGQINPKKQTTYASLVSVRLSYEFDKWRNLTDAHVAAGKKLPKIFLLTIGDLTMRKARAGFSSNFLGCLGYEIVDNLGIVSVKEGVAKAKEQGCEIVVLCSSDEEYATYLPEFVSEMKSQLANSWKLLAGYPKDLISQAESLGIDDFIHMKRNIVEFMEKAQTKWIGK; from the coding sequence TTGAACGAATTTTTATTTTCAGACTTCGCTGAAGTTTCCACTGAGGATTGGAAAAACCAAATCCTCAAAGACCTAAAAGGGAACCCTTGGGACAAAGTCACTTGGGAAACAGAAGAAGGTTTCAAAATCGAACCCTTCTACCGCAAAGAAGATATCACTGACCTCCCCCGAGTTTACAAACGAACCAATGGTTGGTTGGTCACAGAAACCGTAACTTCCGAATCCGAACTTTCTGATCTTTCCAAAAAAGGGGCCGATGCTGTGGTTCTTGTGGGGAATGGGCAAACTGGAAAACCATCCGGATTAAAAATCACTTCCTCTGGAGATTTAGAAAGATTGGCGGGCCTTACGGGGAATCTCCCTCTCGTCGTTTCTCTCGGGAACCAAACTGCCAGTTTTTCCGACTCTCTGAAAAAACTCACACTTTCGCATAACATCGTACTCGGTGACTTTGACCCTTACGGCTCTGCTCTAAAAGATGGGGAACTAGGAATCGAAGAAAACACAATTGGTAAAACTTTCTCTTCGCTTGCGGGAACCAAAGGGTTTGCCGGTGTTGGAATCCATAGTTACTTTTTGCGTGATGCCGGTGCCTCTATTGGCCAAGAACTAACTTATTCTCTTTCTTGGGGTGTAGATTACTTAAACCGCCATCTTGATGCCGGTGTCGGAATCGAAGATGCTGCCGCAAACATTTGGTTTTGGATGGGAATTGGTTCCGACTACTTCACGGAAATTGCAAAATTTCGTGCATTCCGTATCCTCTGGACAGAAATCTTAAATGCTTACAAACCAGGACTTGGAGAATCACTCCCAGCACTCATCGTAGCAAGGACATCCAATTTCCAATTCACGGCTTACGACCCTTATGTGAATATGTTACGAGGAACCACTGCGGCGATGTCTGCGGTGATGGGTGGAGCTGATTTTGTTTCTGTATTGCCGTTTGATTCCGAATACTCCGCACAACAAGAGTTAGGCAAACGAATCGCTAGAAATTCACAACTCCTTCTTCGTTATGAGTCATACCTTGATAAGGTGGAAGACCCAGCAGCCGGATCTTATTATTTAGAAGTCCTCACTAAAAAATTAGCGGAATCTGCCTGGGCAAAATTCCAGGGCCTGGAGAAAGATGGTGGTTTTGGAGAGGCCTTAAAAAAAGGTTCCATCCAAAAAGACATCAGTGATCGGGCTGACAAAAAAAGAAACTCTCTCGCTACGAAAAAAGAAATTTTACTCGGAACAAACCAATACCCTCTCCCTTCCGAAAGACATCCCGAACTAAAAACTTCCTTGGAAGAAACAAACGGCCAAATCAATCCGAAAAAACAAACAACCTATGCTTCTCTAGTCTCAGTTCGTCTTTCTTACGAATTTGACAAATGGAGAAATCTTACAGATGCCCATGTGGCAGCAGGTAAAAAACTTCCTAAAATATTTTTACTCACCATTGGCGATCTAACCATGCGAAAAGCTCGCGCTGGTTTTAGTTCCAATTTCCTCGGTTGCCTTGGGTATGAAATTGTTGACAACTTAGGAATTGTTTCTGTCAAAGAAGGAGTTGCGAAGGCAAAAGAACAGGGATGCGAAATCGTTGTCCTTTGTTCGTCTGACGAAGAGTATGCGACCTACCTTCCTGAATTTGTCTCGGAAATGAAATCCCAACTCGCCAATTCTTGGAAACTACTTGCAGGATATCCAAAAGATCTCATCTCCCAAGCGGAATCACTCGGAATCGACGACTTCATCCATATGAAACGAAACATCGTGGAATTTATGGAAAAAGCCCAAACCAAATGGATCGGGAAATAA
- a CDS encoding DUF433 domain-containing protein: MVDYRKYISFDNEVRGGKPCIRGMRITVYDILEYLASGMEYHEILQEFPYLTKEDILASLAFAADQNKSILVA; this comes from the coding sequence GTGGTAGATTATAGGAAATATATTTCTTTTGATAACGAAGTGCGAGGAGGCAAACCTTGTATTCGCGGGATGAGAATTACCGTTTATGACATTCTAGAATATCTAGCCTCTGGTATGGAATACCATGAAATACTACAAGAGTTTCCCTACCTCACCAAAGAAGATATATTAGCTAGTTTAGCCTTTGCTGCTGATCAGAATAAATCAATTCTAGTAGCATAA